One genomic segment of Ricinus communis isolate WT05 ecotype wild-type chromosome 5, ASM1957865v1, whole genome shotgun sequence includes these proteins:
- the LOC8269315 gene encoding serine/threonine-protein kinase STY13 — MKEKSESGGGYVRADQIDLKRLDEQLQRHLSRAWTMEKNKNKKDTGEEGEAATAAAAAAAAQRPLKNNTITRQEWEIDPSKLIIKGVIARGTFGTVHRGIYDGQDVAVKLLDWGEEGHRSDAEIASLRAAFTQEVAVWHKLDHPNVTKFIGATMGSSDLHIQTENGHIGMPSNICCVVVEYCPGGALKSYLIKNRRRKLAFKVVIQLALDLARGLSYLHSQKIVHRDVKTENMLLDKTRTVKIADFGVARMEASNPNDMTGETGTLGYMAPEVLNGNPYNRKCDVYSFGICLWEIYCCDMPYPDLSFSEVTSAVVRQNLRPDIPRCCPSSLANVMKRCWDANPDKRPEMDEVVSMLEAIDTSKGGGMIPGDQPQGCLCFRRYRGP, encoded by the exons ATGAAGGAGAAGAGTGAAAGTGGAGGTGGGTATGTGAGAGCAGATCAGATAGATCTGAAAAGATTAGATGAACAGCTTCAACGGCATCTAAGTCGAGCATGGACTatggaaaagaacaagaacaagaaagatactggtgaagaaggagaagcagcaacagcagcagcagcagcagctgcTGCTCAAAGACCTTTAAAGAACAATACTATTACTAGGCAAGAATGGGAGATTGATCCTTCTAAACTCATTATCAAAGGCGTTATAGCTCGTGGAACCTTTGGCACTGTTCATCGTGGTATTTATGATGGCCAAGATGTTGCTG TTAAACTTCTTGATTGGGGGGAGGAGGGTCACAGGTCAGATGCAGAAATAGCTTCACTTAGAGCAGCTTTTACTCAAGAAGTTGCTGTGTGGCACAAGCTTGATCATCCAAACGTAACTAAG TTTATTGGGGCGACAATGGGCTCATCGGACTTGCACATACAAACAGAGAATGGTCACATTGGCATGCCAAGTAACATTTGCTGTGTTGTTGTTGAATATTGTCCTGGGGGTGCTTTGAAATCATACCTCATAAAGAACAGGAGAAGGAAGCTGGCATTTAAAGTGGTTATTCAGTTAGCGCTAGATCTTGCTCGAGG GTTGAGCTATCTTCATTCTCAGAAGATTGTCCATAGAGATGTCAAAACAGAAAATATGCTATTGGACAAGACTCGTACAGTGAAAATAGCCGACTTTGGTGTTGCTCGCATGGAAGCATCGAATCCTAATGACATGACTGGAGAAACTGGAACACTTGGATACATGGCACCTGAG GTTCTCAATGGAAACCCATATAATAGAAAGTGCGATGTCTACAGTTTTGGTATCTGCTTGTGGGAGATATACTGCTGCGATATGCCATATCCAGACCTCAGCTTCTCAGAAGTCACATCTGCTGTTGTCCGACAG AATCTTAGGCCAGATATACCCCGTTGTTGCCCGAGCTCTCTAGCAAATGTAATGAAAAGATGCTGGGATGCCAATCCTGACAAGCGGCCAGAGATGGATGAGGTTGTGTCAATGTTAGAGGCAATTGACACCTCCAAGGGTGGAGGTATGATACCTGGCGATCAACCTCAAGGTTGCCTTTGTTTCCGCAGGTACCGAGGCCCATAA